gaacatgataaaagaaaattaatagttttgtaaatataaaaaaataattttgtaaatagatttttttattattttttattgtttttattttaagaagataatgcttttaaagcgttgcaatagGCGTTGTGTTTGCCAAAAATAACAACACTTTTAAATCGTTGCAATAatattatttttgcaaaaaaaaaaaaacaatgcttTTAAAGCATTGTAAAAGTGTTGTTTTTACtaaaaaagaaaaacaacaacatttttaaagcgttgcaataaTGTTATTTTCGCAAAAAAgataatgtttttaaaacattacaaaagtgttgtctttgccaaaaaaaaaacaataatgtttttaaagcgttgtctttactACAAATGATAACGTTTTTAAAGCATTATCGTTGAgcggacttttaacaacagtactTTTAACAATGTTTTTTCACCAACAAAAACAACGcgtttaaagcgttgtctataacgtttttcttgtagtgataacAACAACTTATAGTAATAATTAGTTCCTCTTTTACAACATTGCCATCTTTCGCACCTCTTATAAAATACTAAATCTGCATGGTTGATTATTTCAATAACAAGAAGAAATAATGAGTCTTTATAAGTAGTCCATCGGGGTATGGTGCGAGGATAAACAACATAACAACATATCTATGCAACGAGTTTTATTCTCATGCAAGGCATATTAAATGTCTGCAATACTCGAATTACTCGTGATGCTAGGCTGCCAGGACCTATCTACCAACTTAGTTATAGCTAAATcttaaactttaaaatagttgtagctaatcttaaattaaaaaatattaaatcctaaaacataaactctaaatattattatatcaaactattcattaaaactatttaaattatttaaattttattaaaactattttaaatttgtttaaaatgttTGAAAACAATTGTAGTAATTACTAAATATATAGTTACTATAATATGTAGAAACTACTTAAATAACCACTACAATAATATTATACTAAATGTTATATAGTATAATAATTATCAAGTAAATTTTATAGGTTGTAGTAGCTAGCAATAGTAACTATTATGATAACACTGAAATTAGGATATTCtagagataaatatttcatagaaagtcttttttatttttattttttgagcaAAGTGTCCTTTTGATAATTATCTGATTTGTGACGTCTTTTCGTTTTCCATTTACTTTTTTTACTAAATACTCATATATATTACTATCTGACTAATTTTAAGATACACAATCTAACTCTATATTTCATCCATCAACTAAATTTAGAAAGTAAGGATATACTCCAATATCACTAATTATTTAAACATTATAGGTAGgagtgtaaatgaatcaaactaTTCGTGAACTATTTGAAGtttgattcgataaaagttcatttgagctcgtttaataagGCTAATTAAGATAagcaaaccaagctcaagcttcataatACTTGGCTCGTTAtctcatgaatatattcgttaagttcataaataaatttttaaataaaaaataataattttgatattgactTTACTTAAGTTACGTTTGGTTGAGTGTAAtgtaatctaccttgtaatgtaatcaaatttgtaatgtaatgtaatgtaatcttgattacattactacgtttggtaatgtaatgtatgtaatatttgattacaaaggtgattacattcttttgtttggtgtccattattttttataaggaatgtaattcatattattataaaaagaCAAAAATATCTTGTAACCTCTATCGGCGATCGCCACACCTCTGCCGGAGTTTGCGGCAGCCATCGGCAACCAGCTGTCGCCGCCACCGTCGGTCGTCGCAGCAGGCCACCGTCTTCGCCAATCGGCGGTGATGGGCGACGGCAGGTGGGCGACGACCAGCGGGCAACGGTGGCGGAGGCGGACGGCGATCGGCGGCCGACGATTGACAGTCAGCAATtggcagcggcggcggcggccgatTGTCGGCGATCGGCGGTGCCGGCGGCGGCGCCCGGCGACCGGCGGCGACCGGCGGCGACCGGCGGCGACCGGCGGCGACCGGCAACCGTTGGCGGACGGCGGCGACCGGCGGCGGTCAACatagactaggggtatattcggcatttaaactttggtgaaacaatgacctcgtaatgtaatcggattacatagcatttgctttgtaatccagattataaaTCTTCACTagcttttgtaatccagattacattacattacaagttttaaatcaaaccaaacaaaataatcgactttgtaatgtaatcaagattacattacaaggtagattacaggctaccaaacgcagccttaagaaaaatatagacaaatatattaaatttatttattagaataaaattataaattttaacaaatataataatttttttaaaatatataatttattttttaataaatatttaaatttataatttatatttattaaactcgtttaggctcgataaaagctcgaataaactcgtgaacgagtcatgaatatattcattaaataaaactcgagctcgagctcgattcgattataaacgagtcaaattcAAATATCCAAGAATTCGACTCGGTTCGACTTAATTACACCCCTAATTATACGTAGACACTGCAtgaattttaaatcttaattatttaagaAAAACAAATTGCTATTTGCCACCGCACCAGCATAGCCTGAGGCACCTTTTCATTTTGACGGCCAGAGACCTTATGCACTCAAtggagaaattaattgtttaacgCCCTCTCATTAGTTTTAATAAAAGGAgtatttaaaaatgaaaaaaaaaatacaattggcACTTTATTCCTAAACTTTTTGGGGTATTCTGGAACGGGTGGGATCAAAAGAGATGACTTTATTCCTGCTACCACTGCATCTAGGCAAACCTAGGCAACCTGAGGGCTTAAAAGTTATAGATCGATTTTTACCACACAATAGACGTTCCAACCACTTCCCGTGAACCATAAGATGACCCACGTAGCGTATTTATATGCCATTGGTTCTCCTATTTCGTGTTCGACAAAATACAACTGATCAACTCTAGCACGCGGGCTTCTCCGTGATGAATAACGTCACCCACCTCGTCTCCAACCGGTCCACTCCACGCTGGACGTAATCAGTTGGCTGGCTGCGCCCATCCTAATAATTAAACTATCAATAAACGAAAATATTCCACGACCTTTTTACTCCCCAATCTCTGCATCCAGATCAACATCCAAACGGATACCTAATCAGACATAACTAGTTCGATAAGCACAGTCGCAGTTGGAGCAATCGGAGAGGCGATGCCGACGAGTGACGGCGATCCGAGCTACGCCTCCAACTCTAACCCTTCCTCTACTTCGACGTCCTACCTCGCCAACGGTGGGACTCGGCCGCAGCTCAAGAAGTCCCGTACCATCAACGCCTCGTCGTCAGCCGCCTCTTCCCATGGCTCCTGTCCCCCCTTAGTCCGCCGCGCTGCCACCGCCACCCTCCCGCTCCCTCGGAAGCTCACTGTCGCCGTCGACAACGCCTCCGACTCCCCGGCGAATGGCGGCGTCCTTGACCGTGACTGGTTTTATCCTTCGTTCCTCGGGCCCTATGCGGCCCGGCCCCGCGCCAACAGTCGGGCGGCCACCGTGGCGCGCCCAGCGGCCGCGTCCTCCGGGACGAGTAAGATGGAGCTGCCGCTGCCGCCGAAGAGACTGGTGGATCGGGGTAAAGTGGTGGTGTCTGAGGAGGTGAATAAGGAGTTGGTGAAGCGGATTGACGAAAGAAGCAAGAACCtattctcttcatcttcttcttcctcccgttCTCCTAAAAGGAACTTCCGGTTTGACaattcttttattcttttaatcgTGAGTATCTAGTTTAATCCCGATGCTTTAGTTTGACGTTCATTTGTTCTTTGCTCTTTTGATTTCACCGTGTTCCTAAAATTCTGGGCAGCTAACTGTGATATGCGCCATTTTAGCGATTTCTCAGCAACGAAGGGTTTTAGAGCTCGAGGTATATTTTTCCTCTATAATCATGTTTCTTCAACTCTTTTAATACTAAAGACAGATACGTAAACCGTATTTCTTTTGCAATTATTGAATCCATTTGCAGAAACAGATCAGTAATATTAAGAAACTTTGCAACTATGATGATGGCATTACTCATGAGGAAGTTGCAGTTTTGCAGTTAGACACAAATAGCATCGATAGTAGGACTGTTGCACTATATACTGTGGTGTTGTCACTCGTAACACCATTCCTGTTACTAAAATGCCTTGATCACCTCCCTCACATAAAGTCACTTTCCAAACCCTTGACTTGCAATGAGGAGGAGGTCCCTCTCAAGAAGAGGATTGCTTACAGAGTGGATGTCTTCTTTTCTGTGCATCCTTATGCTAAACTTCTTGCACTTCTTTTTGCTACAATATTTCTTATTGGAATTGGTGGTTTGGCACTGTATGCGGTCAGTGATGCAAGCCTTCCTGAAGCTCTTTGGTATTCATGGACCTTTGTGGCAGACTCTGGGAACCATGCTGACCAGGTTGGCTCAGGGCCACGAATTGTTTCAGTGTCAATCAGTTCAGGAGGAATGTTGATATTTGCAATGATGCTTGGTCTTGTATCTGATGCCATTTCAGAGAAGGTGGATTCTTGGCGCAAGGGCAAGAGTGAGGTGATTGAGAGTGATCACATACTAATTCTTGGATGGAGTGACAAATTGGTAAGCTATGTTTTCCTCAAAAAAGTGTTAGTGTATGACTGAAACACTTATAAAGGATAGTTGCTGTTTTTTCAAAGACTTACGAAGTATGTAATATGAAGTACCACtgcaaaattattaaattttaatgattttcTGGAGCAAACACATCATGAAAAAGTTGAGGAAGTCATTATTCGTTCTTTGTAGTGtcagataaaaaaattattagataAAATCTAGTCTAAGCATACCTATTCTTATGCCTAAGTTTTAGATAGAATTACTAATGTTTAAGGGTATGATTACATGAGTTGtaactgtattttaatacaacaATATCATAATACAATATTTTGGCCCATGAGGATTTGCCTTTAAAAACAATAGATCTTAAGTCCGTGCTTTGAAATCTCATACCATGTCGGGTGAAATGCTCAAAACGTATCAAATTACTGAAACTAGATACTAGTCGGCACCGAGACATTGTCTCGTGTGTCGTCGTGCTAATCATGTCGATAAGTATCATTTCATATTGACACTCAATATCCCTGACATGCTAAAATTGGAATAATATTGTTATTTTTGTAGTTTGTCTCCGTAACGAATAATGTCAAAATCATAGCAttcaaatataaaataattattcttcttctctttctttcttccacCTCCAATTTACTACTAATCCCATATTGGAATGTTAGTACGATACGGAAACAGTGTTGTTCCAATAAAGACTAAAACAACTCGAGATTTTTGAACCTTAGTTGAGCCAGTTTTTTAGGTGTAAATTCTGTTTCAACTTGAACTATTTCTGAAGTTGCTTCATTTAACTGAACTACATGATTCCCTCTTTGCTCCTTAACTTCTGGATATTTTCTTGAGCAATAAGAGGATATGAAGAATGGTAAGCCTTCTGTTTTATCAAGTTTGATCCCATCTGAATGCTATAAGTTAAATGTCCCAGtgttataatattatattttttgagGATTTATTAGTACATGGATGGAGACAACATACACACTTGACATCCTTGAATTTTGCGACCTGAATATTCTAATTGTCACTAGTAAGACCTTTTAAACCCTTCTTGATCTTATTCATAGTGTCTAGATCCTTTCTCTCTGCACTCTGCTCAAGGTAACAGAACATATTGCATTCCAGGATAAATATTGTTTTCTCTCTAATCATTCGATGGCAGGGATCCCTTCTCAAGCAGCTAGCAATTGCAAACAAGAGCATTGGTGGAGGTGTTGTTGTGGTTTTAGCTGAAAGGGACAAGGAGGAAATGGAAATTGACATTGCAAAGTTTGAATTTGACTTCATGGGTACCTCAGTTATTTGTAGGAGTGGGAGTCCTCTCATACTGGCAGACTTGAAAAAGGTTGCATGTAATAAACTGTGTTATTTGAGATGTGTAATATAAGAGAATACTATGCATTTGTTTTGAAAGCGCTTCTCTTAAATGTATGTCAGGTATCAGTTTCTAAGGCAAGAGCTATCATTGTTTTGGCATCTGATGCAAATGCAGATCAAGTTAGTTATTTCTTTCATACCTTGAAGTTCTTACTATGCTGTACTATTTCTGTAATAAATCAAAACAATCAGTTGCATTCTTTTTGTTAGAGTGATGCTCGTGCTTTACGAGTGGTGCTTAGTCTTAATGGAGTGAAAGAAGGCCTAAAGGGTCATGTTGTTGTAGAACTGAGTGACCTTGATAATGAACCTTTGGTAAAACTTGTTGGTGGGGAGCTGATTGAAACAGTTGTTGCACATGATGTAATAGGGCGCTTGATGATACAATGTGCACTTCAACCCGGCCTAGCTCAGGTATAAAGTTTAAAGtttgtttcattttctttattCTTATCGATGCAACCTGGGTATTGGGCTCACATTTACATTTTAAACCATAtaataacaacatatatatacatgttAATACATTTTGTTTGCATCTCATACTCATCTGATGATATTTATAGTTTGTTTTATATACCATTTATCTTCTTTTGGTTCGAAGGTCATAATCTTCTTTATTGTTATGATGTTTTTATACAAGGACGGTAAACACTAAAGAGATTAGAACTGTTTACATAAACTGAAGAACTTCAATTACATTGGTAATTGTCTGTGGTGAATTTTAGTTATATCTCTTCTTTAGTCtccattctttttttttaatggtTGGTTGTTTCTGTAGGTTATCCAGTGTGATAACGCAAACAGGCTAAACTGAACTTTTCCCTTTGAGTTCAGGGCTAGCCGGCTAGAGCGGCCATTGAACCCATCATTGGTTATTGAAACCTTTTCCATGTCTAACTTCAAACTTTTGATTTTATTCACTTTGCAGATATGGGAAGATATACTAGGTTTTGAAAATGCTGAGTTTTATATAAAGAGGTGGCCCCAGTTAGATGACATGCGTTTTGAGGATGCCCTAATTTCATTCCCTGATGCAGTACCCTGTGGAGTTAAGGTTGCTGCAAATGGTGGGAAAATTCTGATAAACCCTGATGACAGTTATGTTCTTAAAGAAGGCGATGAAATCCTTGTTCTTGCAGAGGATGATGATACTTATTCACCAGGACCTCTACCAGAGGTGATCTTTTGGATTAATTTCTTAGTGTTTTCTTTTGCTGTTTTAAATATTACCCATTGAGGATTTGCACTCAGACGTGTATATTATTTGCATCACATGCATCATTAGACTCATGCAATGGCATGTAGTTCTTCCTTTCCATTGTAGATACTAAAGTTGTGAATTATATTCTTGAACGTTGATATAGGATAAGTCTAAGATAATCCTCACTTGACCTGTATGAACCAGAAAAAACCATGCTGTAATTTAGTAGCAAGCAACATAATTATAGTGGCTAGTAAGATGTATGCAATTTAAGTATGTTAATGTCATGCCCCACACAAAATAAGCACACCAAGGCTGCTTTGTTGTTTCTGGTTCTCCATGTTTTGAAAAACTCTTTGGAaatctttttt
This genomic stretch from Zingiber officinale cultivar Zhangliang chromosome 7A, Zo_v1.1, whole genome shotgun sequence harbors:
- the LOC122001406 gene encoding probable ion channel POLLUX isoform X1, with the protein product MPTSDGDPSYASNSNPSSTSTSYLANGGTRPQLKKSRTINASSSAASSHGSCPPLVRRAATATLPLPRKLTVAVDNASDSPANGGVLDRDWFYPSFLGPYAARPRANSRAATVARPAAASSGTSKMELPLPPKRLVDRGKVVVSEEVNKELVKRIDERSKNLFSSSSSSSRSPKRNFRFDNSFILLILTVICAILAISQQRRVLELEKQISNIKKLCNYDDGITHEEVAVLQLDTNSIDSRTVALYTVVLSLVTPFLLLKCLDHLPHIKSLSKPLTCNEEEVPLKKRIAYRVDVFFSVHPYAKLLALLFATIFLIGIGGLALYAVSDASLPEALWYSWTFVADSGNHADQVGSGPRIVSVSISSGGMLIFAMMLGLVSDAISEKVDSWRKGKSEVIESDHILILGWSDKLGSLLKQLAIANKSIGGGVVVVLAERDKEEMEIDIAKFEFDFMGTSVICRSGSPLILADLKKVSVSKARAIIVLASDANADQSDARALRVVLSLNGVKEGLKGHVVVELSDLDNEPLVKLVGGELIETVVAHDVIGRLMIQCALQPGLAQIWEDILGFENAEFYIKRWPQLDDMRFEDALISFPDAVPCGVKVAANGGKILINPDDSYVLKEGDEILVLAEDDDTYSPGPLPEVQRGFLPNVPNPPKYPEKILFCGWRRDIDDMIMVLEAFLSPGSELWMFNEVPEKEREKKLTDGGIDLSGLTNIRLVHKEGNAVIRRHLESLPLETFDSILILADESLEDSVVHSDSRSLATLLLIRDIQSKRLPSKEAKSSLRYAGFSHSSWIREMQQASDKSIIISEILDSRTRNLVSVSRISDYVLSNELVSMALAMVAEDKQINRVLEELFAEEGNEMCIRPAEYYLYEQEELSFYDIMVRARQRKEIVIGYRLTSTDHAIINPENKSEVRTWSLDDVFIVISNGD
- the LOC122001406 gene encoding probable ion channel POLLUX isoform X3 — translated: MPTSDGDPSYASNSNPSSTSTSYLANGGTRPQLKKSRTINASSSAASSHGSCPPLVRRAATATLPLPRKLTVAVDNASDSPANGGVLDRDWFYPSFLGPYAARPRANSRAATVARPAAASSGTSKMELPLPPKRLVDRGKVVVSEEVNKELVKRIDERSKNLFSSSSSSSRSPKRNFRFDNSFILLILTVICAILAISQQRRVLELEKQISNIKKLCNYDDGITHEEVAVLQLDTNSIDSRTVALYTVVLSLVTPFLLLKCLDHLPHIKSLSKPLTCNEEEVPLKKRIAYRVDVFFSVHPYAKLLALLFATIFLIGIGGLALYAVSDASLPEALWYSWTFVADSGNHADQVGSGPRIVSVSISSGGMLIFAMMLGLVSDAISEKVDSWRKGKSEVIESDHILILGWSDKLGSLLKQLAIANKSIGGGVVVVLAERDKEEMEIDIAKFEFDFMGTSVICRSGSPLILADLKKVSVSKARAIIVLASDANADQSDARALRVVLSLNGVKEGLKGHVVVELSDLDNEPLVKLVGGELIETVVAHDVIGRLMIQCALQPGLAQIWEDILGFENAEFYIKRWPQLDDMRFEDALISFPDAVPCGVKVAANGGKILINPDDSYVLKEGDEILVLAEDDDTYSPGPLPEVQRGFLPNVPNPPKYPEKILFCGWRRDIDDMIMVLEAFLSPGSELWMFNEVPEKEREKKLTDGGIDLSGLTNIRLVHKEGNAVIRRHLESLPLETFDSMSLWRTLLCILIHGLWLPFSLFGIFSPNVFHPKRQSLLCVMLASPTAPGYVRCSKLLTNQ
- the LOC122001406 gene encoding probable ion channel POLLUX isoform X2, coding for MPTSDGDPSYASNSNPSSTSTSYLANGGTRPQLKKSRTINASSSAASSHGSCPPLVRRAATATLPLPRKLTVAVDNASDSPANGGVLDRDWFYPSFLGPYAARPRANSRAATVARPAAASSGTSKMELPLPPKRLVDRGKVVVSEEVNKELVKRIDERSKNLFSSSSSSSRSPKRNFRFDNSFILLILTVICAILAISQQRRVLELEKQISNIKKLCNYDDGITHEEVAVLQLDTNSIDSRTVALYTVVLSLVTPFLLLKCLDHLPHIKSLSKPLTCNEEEVPLKKRIAYRVDVFFSVHPYAKLLALLFATIFLIGIGGLALYAVSDASLPEALWYSWTFVADSGNHADQVGSGPRIVSVSISSGGMLIFAMMLGLVSDAISEKVDSWRKGKSEVIESDHILILGWSDKLLAIANKSIGGGVVVVLAERDKEEMEIDIAKFEFDFMGTSVICRSGSPLILADLKKVSVSKARAIIVLASDANADQSDARALRVVLSLNGVKEGLKGHVVVELSDLDNEPLVKLVGGELIETVVAHDVIGRLMIQCALQPGLAQIWEDILGFENAEFYIKRWPQLDDMRFEDALISFPDAVPCGVKVAANGGKILINPDDSYVLKEGDEILVLAEDDDTYSPGPLPEVQRGFLPNVPNPPKYPEKILFCGWRRDIDDMIMVLEAFLSPGSELWMFNEVPEKEREKKLTDGGIDLSGLTNIRLVHKEGNAVIRRHLESLPLETFDSILILADESLEDSVVHSDSRSLATLLLIRDIQSKRLPSKEAKSSLRYAGFSHSSWIREMQQASDKSIIISEILDSRTRNLVSVSRISDYVLSNELVSMALAMVAEDKQINRVLEELFAEEGNEMCIRPAEYYLYEQEELSFYDIMVRARQRKEIVIGYRLTSTDHAIINPENKSEVRTWSLDDVFIVISNGD